One part of the Torulaspora delbrueckii CBS 1146 chromosome 8, complete genome genome encodes these proteins:
- the TRK1 gene encoding Trk1p (similar to Saccharomyces cerevisiae TRK1 (YJL129C) and TRK2 (YKR050W); ancestral locus Anc_1.224), translating to MLAKKLSHVPTLASLNIRYKKTFGHKFRDVIAACGSYLKPVRKYIFPNFLAVHYCYIIFVTIIASILMYPVRNQKYIDILFLAAGATTQGGLNTVDTNTLSLYQQIIVYITCVFCTPIVIHGCLAFVRLYWFERYFDGIRDSSKKNYKMRRTKTILGREMTSRTMSKMPQRPTHILSMLPTSSRNDENFQDKLFSGKEFFRKEGEDDVDNDKPDTTKPKDKNGFDSNGSSWSSSNTVKENGNPNTHVRGDLVFKEPGIKKPTKPRERFAGRRSSADISPEDMYRSIQMMQGQHQEAREDEGPALVIGAPTDRPVARNEEAKQKQAPEDGTKDDHHSILTENQSKHTSALNSSIDPHHTQTPPVQKVQSSPIASLKTIDEETKMGRKDYDEPEANKPTIQFDVSAQPKRPSSKIVKDSTIRIPRRGNQYRTKSNRGLLKHLPKGKELRQKLKRRLSSNSADGLNSEKRRSYTDDDEPTDKDNMEEYFADNESDEDDEEHPNVYGEGKRLSKVPTTGEVEEPRRSQLAEMPRSLTMDARQAKDLNQLAQTREFQKMIYKDWKKKHRKPNPLRRKSWNAKKFENEYSAGFPWMQEAFNADEDLSSDHDSGEVNSGHGSSFDNVKGNVASDSDDAANQEPSSPRDRDSLDEEQGYYGLTIDPEFTSNARPAIARTMSTNYLSWEPTIGRNSAFTGLSKAQREELGGIEYTSIKLLCRILVIYYAGFLILSFVLIVPWVLHQSHYKAIIRENGVSPTWWGFFTAMSAFTDLGITVTRDSMLSFNKAVYPLVVMMWFIIVGNTGFPVLLRFIIWVLFKLSPELSQFKENLGFLLDHPRRCFTLLFPSAATWWLLATLVALNGIDLVLFIILDFGSAVLRPLARGFRVLDGLFQAVSTRTAGFTVVDLSKLHPAIQVSYMLMMYVSVLPLAISIRRTNVYEEQSLGLYGEMTTEDTSSTDYSTDSEGSSDSGSRRKKKKKKQGKDSNESFIGAHLRRQLSFDIWFLFLGLFIICLCEGGKIQDTSKPEFNVFAVLFEIVSAYGTVGLSLGFPNTNTSFSGQFTTLSKLVIIAMLIRGRHRGLPYALDRAIMLPSDRLEHIDHIEDLKLKRTTRNSTNNVDPVTAYFKKRTGKLHRGFDRLRRSVAEPEEAHLEAYGQHNNSPDYNLPGEDERDYQLETVSQATHSAPSSVHSPGSIDSEQLTDRDSNHDSMHLTHPISYS from the coding sequence ATGCtcgccaagaaattgagtcATGTACCGACTTTGGCATCCTTGAATATTCGGTATAAGAAAACCTTTGGTCACAAATTCAGAGATGTCATCGCTGCATGTGGTTCGTACCTAAAACCTGTCCGGAAGTAtatctttccaaatttcCTGGCTGTTCACTATTGCTATATCATTTTTGTCACCATTATCGCATCGATCCTCATGTATCCAGTCAGGAACCAAAAGTACATTGATATATTGTTCCTAGCAGCTGGTGCAACTACTCAAGGTGGACTGAACACAGTTGACACCAATACATTGTCGTTATATCAACAGATCATCGTCTACATCACTTGTGTTTTTTGCACTCCGATTGTCATACATGGTTGTCTTGCGTTTGTGAGATTGTACTGGTTTGAGAGATACTTTGATGGTATCAGAGACTCATCGAAAAAGAATTACAagatgagaagaacaaagactATTTTGGGTCGTGAGATGACCAGTAGAACTATGTCCAAGATGCCTCAGCGTCCAACACACATACTCTCTATGCTCCCTACGAGTTCTCgaaatgatgaaaactttcaagataagTTGTTTAGTGGtaaggaatttttcagaaaaGAGGGTGAGGATGATGTTGACAATGACAAGCCAGATACTACAAAGCCCAAGGATAAGAACGGTTTTGACTCCAATGGATCATCTTGGTCAAGTTCAAATACTGTGAAAGAAAATGGCAATCCCAATACTCATGTGCGAGGAGATTTGgttttcaaagaacctGGCATCAAGAAGCCGACCAAACCTCGTGAACGATTTGCCGGTAGAAGAAGCTCAGCAGATATTTCGCCGGAGGATATGTATAGATCGATTCAAATGATGCAAGGGCAACATCAAGAAGCTCGTGAGGACGAGGGCCCTGCCCTAGTAATTGGCGCACCAACTGATAGACCAGTGGCTCGTAACGAAGAGGCCAAGCAGAAGCAGGCACCTGAGGATGGTACGAAAGATGATCATCATAGCATTCTAACGGAAAATCAAAGTAAGCACACGAGTGCCCTTAATTCCAGTATAGATCCACATCATACCCAAACGCCTCCGGTTCAAAAAGTGCAGTCTTCTCCAATAGCATCTCTGAAAAcgatcgatgaagagactaAAATGGGAAGAAAGGACTACGACGAACCCGAGGCGAATAAACCAACAATTCAGTTCGACGTTTCAGCGCAGCCAAAGAGACCCAGTTCTAAAATAGTCAAGGACTCTACCATTCGCATACCTCGTCGAGGTAACCAATACAGGACCAAATCGAATAGAGGTTTACTCAAGCATTTGCCTAAAGGAAAGGAGCTGCGACAAAAGCTTAAGAGACGACTATCATCTAATTCTGCGGATGGTTTGAATAGTGAAAAGCGAAGAAGCTAtacagatgatgatgaacccACGGACAAGGATAACATGGAAGAGTATTTTGCTGACAAcgaaagtgatgaagacgatgaagagcatCCTAACGTCTATGGAGAGGGCAAACGGCTCAGTAAAGTTCCCACCACAggagaagttgaagaaccaCGCCGTTCCCAACTTGCCGAAATGCCTAGAAGTCTTACTATGGACGCTCGTCAGGCAAAAGATCTTAATCAGTTGGCGCAGACTCGTGAgtttcaaaagatgatATATAAAGACTGGAAGAAAAAGCATAGAAAGCCAAACCCGCTTAGGAGGAAAAGCTGGAACGCCAAAAAATTCGAGAATGAATATTCTGCAGGCTTTCCGTGGATGCAAGAGGCTTTCAACGCCGATGAGGATTTATCCTCAGATCATGATTCAGGTGAAGTCAATTCCGGGCATGGCAGCAGTTTCGATAATGTAAAAGGTAATGTGGCTTCTGATAGTGATGACGCAGCGAATCAGGAGCCTAGCAGTCCAAGAGACCGCGACTCTCTTGACGAAGAGCAGGGCTACTATGGTTTGACTATAGATCCCGAGTTTACCAGTAATGCTCGTCCGGCGATTGCTCGGACCATGAGTACCAACTATTTGTCATGGGAACCTACTATTGGACGTAATTCGGCTTTCACAGGGTTAAGCAAAGCACAAAGGGAAGAGTTGGGTGGTATTGAATATACATCGATCAAACTTCTTTGCCGCATCCTCGTTATCTATTACGCGGGGTTTTTAATATTGTCATTTGTGCTGATAGTTCCATGGGTCCTCCATCAATCTCACTACAAGGCGATTATCAGAGAAAATGGAGTTTCACCAACTTGGTGGGGGTTTTTCACTGCCATGAGTGCATTTACCGATCTTGGTATTACTGTGACACGAGATTCGATGCTCTCGTTCAACAAAGCGGTTTACCCATTAGTGGTCATGATGTGGTTTATTATCGTTGGCAACACCGGGTTCCCCGTTCTTCTGCGGTTTATCATATGGGTACTTTTCAAGCTGTCGCCCGAACTATCGCAATTTAAAGAGAATCTGGGGTTTTTGCTGGACCATCCCCGTCGTTGTTTCACACTTTTATTCCCAAGCGCTGCAACATGGTGGTTGCTCGCCACTCTTGTTGCTTTAAATGGTATTGACTTGGTGCTATTCATCATCCTGGATTTCGGAAGCGCAGTACTTAGACCGCTTGCTCGAGGGTTTAGAGTGCTGGACGGGTTATTTCAAGCCGTGAGTACACGAACCGCCGGCTTCACTGTCGTTGACTTGAGTAAATTGCACCCTGCGATCCAAGTTTCTTACATGTTGATGATGTACGTATCTGTGCTACCTCTAGCCATTTCAATCAGAAGAACCAATGTTTACGAAGAACAATCTCTGGGTCTTTACGGAGAAATGACAACTGAAGATACGTCGAGCACTGATTATAGCACGGATAGCGAGGGCTCTAGCGATTCGggttcaagaagaaagaaaaagaagaagaagcaaggAAAAGATTCGAACGAATCATTCATCGGTGCGCATTTGCGTAGACAACTATCTTTTGATATCTGGTTTTTGTTCCTTGGTCTTTTCATAATTTGTCTCTGTGAGGGTGGTAAGATCCAAGATACCAGTAAACCCGAATTCAACGTTTTCGCTGTTCTATTCGAAATCGTGAGCGCTTACGGTACTGTGGGACTATCACTTGGTTTTCCAAATACCAACACTTCGTTCTCGGGCCAGTTCACAACACTCTCAAAACTAGTCATCATTGCGATGTTGATCCGTGGCAGACACAGAGGTTTGCCGTACGCACTAGATCGTGCTATCATGTTGCCCAGTGACCGTTTAGAACACATTGATCACATCGAAGACCTCAAATTGAAACGCACAACCCGTAACTCAACCAACAACGTCGACCCAGTCACAGCatacttcaagaagagaacGGGGAAACTACACCGCGGTTTCGATCGTCTACGTCGCTCAGTCGCCGAACCAGAAGAAGCTCATCTGGAGGCCTATGGGCAACATAACAACAGTCCAGACTACAATCTGCCCGGCGAAGACGAGCGAGACTACCAACTCGAAACTGTTTCGCAGGCGACCCACTCCGCTCCTTCCTCCGTCCATTCCCCGGGCTCTATAGACTCCGAACAACTCACGGACCGGGACTCAAACCACGACTCTATGCATTTAACCCATCCGATCTCTTATAGTTGA
- the URA2 gene encoding bifunctional carbamoylphosphate synthetase/aspartate transcarbamylase (similar to Saccharomyces cerevisiae URA2 (YJL130C); ancestral locus Anc_1.223), translating into MSSIIPTAPVTPPMEATGDRMIALELKDGTSLLGYSFGAPKSTAGELVFQTGMVGYPESVTDPSYEGQILVITFPLVGNYGVPDRQLIDEYVEGLPRYFESNRIHVAGLVISHYTEEYSHWLAKSSLGRWLQEEGVPAVYGVDTRALTKHLRDKGSMLGRLALQKNNSKDIDVGSAQWKDAFDVPEWVDPNVQNLVAKVSRKEPHLYLPPTDHEGVTLQKGPDGKTLRILAIDVGLKFNQIRCFVKRGVELKVVPWDYDFTQEQYDGLFISNGPGDPSVLTDLCNRLAQVIQAKKTPIFGICLGHQLLARASGSSTLKLKFGNRGHNIPCTSTISGRCYITSQNHGFAVDADSLTDGWKPLFTNANDFSNEGIYHSELPYFSVQFHPESTPGPRDTEFLFDVFIQAVKEHKASGVLKPVEFPGGKLEDNRNAHPRVEPKKVLVLGSGGLSIGQAGEFDYSGSQAIKALKEEGIYTILINPNIATIQTSKGLADKVYFLPVTAEFVRKVILHERPDAIYVTFGGQTALSVGIEMKDEFETLGVKVLGTPIETVITTEDRELFAQAMNQIDEKCAKSQAANSVEEALAAVKEIGFPVIVRAAYALGGLGSGFAYNEKELVDLCNVAFASSPQVLVERSMKGWKEVEYEVVRDAFDNCITVCNMENFDPLGIHTGDSIVVAPSQTLSDEDYNMLRTTAVNVIRHLGVVGECNIQYALNPFSKEYCIIEVNARLSRSSALASKATGYPLAYTAAKLGLNIPLNEVTNSVTKSTCACFEPSLDYCVVKMPRWDLKKFTRVSTALSSSMKSVGEVMSVGRTFEEAIQKAIRSTDYSNLGFNQTDMEIDIDFELNNPSDLRIFAIANAFAKLGYSVDKVWEMTNIDKWFLNKLYDLVTFSNKVADFGTKEKLPSIVLKQAKQLGFDDRQIASFLNSNEVAIRRLRKEYGITPFVKQIDTVAAEFPAYTNYLYMTYNAATHDVDFNDNGVMVLGSGVYRIGSSVEFDWCAVTAVRTLRANKVKTIMVNYNPETVSTDYDEADRLYFETINLERVLDIYEIENSAGVIVSMGGQTSNNIAMSLHRENVKILGTSPEMIDSAENRYKFSRMLDQIEVDQPAWKELTSMEEAEEFAENVGYPVLVRPSYVLSGAAMNTVYSRDDLESYLNQAVEVSRDYPVVITKYIENAKEIEMDAVAKDGELVMHVVSEHVENAGVHSGDATLIVPPQDLAPETVDRIVVATAKIGKALKITGPYNIQFIAKNNEIKVIECNVRASRSFPFISKVVGVNLIELATKAVMGIPFTPYPVEKLPEDYVAIKVPQFSFPRLAGADPVLGVEMASTGEVATFGHSKYEAYLKSLLSTGFKLPKKNILLSVGSYKEKQELLPSVKKLYNMGFKLFATAGTADFISEHGIPVQYLEVLNQEDNEKSEYSLTQHLANNKIDLYINLPSANRFRRPASYVSKGYQTRRMAVDYSVPLVTNVKCAKLLIEALSRNLTLDVSERDAQTSHRTVTLPGFINIATFAPNCSNVIKGPEELKEVSRLSLESGFTYCQLMARSTTGPIISDATSLKAAYSASQDSSYTNFSFTVAGTANNNDSIAQTAKDVSALFLPFRELTNKVSTVAELLKNWPVDKQVITEAKTSDLASVMLLASLQNRSIHITGVSNKEDLSLIMTVKDKDSKVTCDVNIHALFVSQNDYPEAQFLPSKEDQDFFWQNLDAIDAFSIGALPTKLAQITGNKIDTGLGIKDALPLLLSAVDEGKLTIDDIVERLHENPAKIFNIPEQLDSVVEIDLDYSFVHTKRWSPYTKGGLNGGVERVLIDGETVVLSGELVAAEPKGKVMTTANVPPTPVTANETPLSMPPLNVKRRFSFSNERHNSFTSIDGEAEGEYDQPLEQRLMSSRPPKELVAPGAIHNLIRSNNPFKGRHVLSVRQFKRSDFHALFAVAQELRAAVEREGVLDLMKGRVITTIFYEPSTRTSSSFIAAMERLGGRTVNINPSSSSVKKGETLQDTIRTLACYSDAIVMRHPDEMSAHIAAKYSPIPIVNGGNGSREHPTQAFLDLFTIREELGTVNGITVTFMGDLKYGRPVHSLCRLLQHYQVRINLVSPNELRLPTALRKELAEAGLLGVESEMITPDIISKSDVLYCTRIQQERFENKDEYERLKDVYVVDNKILSHAKKHMAVMHPLPRVNEIKEEVDYDHRAAYFRQMRYGLFVRMALLAMVMGVDL; encoded by the coding sequence ATGTCTTCTATTATTCCTACGGCTCCCGTGACTCCTCCAATGGAGGCTACGGGTGATAGAATGATCGCTTTAGAGCTCAAGGACGGTACTTCGCTGCTAGGTTACTCCTTTGGTGCCCCCAAATCGACCGCCGGTGAATTGGTTTTCCAAACCGGTATGGTCGGATATCCAGAGTCTGTTACAGACCCTTCCTATGAAGGTCAGATCCTGGTGATCACTTTTCCCTTGGTCGGTAATTATGGTGTGCCAGatcgtcaattgatcgacgAATATGTGGAAGGACTGCCCagatactttgaaagtaaCAGAATTCATGTTGCTGGGTTGGTTATTTCTCATTATACAGAGGAATATTCCCACTGGTTGGCTAAATCGTCACTGGGCAGATGgttacaagaagaaggtgtGCCAGCTGTATACGGTGTTGACACAAGAGCTTTGACAAAGCATTTGAGAGATAAGGGTTCCATGCTTGGTAGATtggctttgcaaaagaacAATTCTAAGGATATCGATGTTGGTTCTGCGCAATGGAAGGACGCATTCGATGTTCCTGAATGGGTTGATccaaatgttcaaaatttggttGCAAAAGTTTCTAGAAAGGAACCACACTTGTATTTGCCTCCAACTGACCACGAAGGCGTTACTTTGCAGAAGGGCCCAGACGGTAAGACTTTAAGAATTTTGGCCATCGATGTGGGTTTGAAATTTAACCAAATTCGTTGTTTTGTGAAACGTGGTGTCGAATTGAAGGTTGTCCCTTGGGATTACGATTTCACTCAGGAACAGTATGATGGGTTGTTCATCTCCAACGGTCCAGGTGACCCTTCGGTGCTAACTGATTTGTGCAACAGACTGGCGCAAGTTATCCAAGCAAAGAAGACTCCTATTTTTGGTATTTGTTTGGGTCACCAATTGCTTGCCAGAGCAAGCGGTAGCTCTACTTTAAAATTGAAGTTCGGTAACCGTGGCCATAACATTCCTTGTACTTCTACCATCAGCGGAAGATGTTACATCACTTCCCAAAATCACGGTTTCGCAGTCGATGCCGATTCCTTAACCGACGGTTGGAAGCCTCTGTTCACTAACGCCAACGATTTCTCGAACGAAGGTATCTACCATTCCGAGTTGCCGTATTTTTCAGTGCAATTCCATCCTGAGTCTACTCCAGGCCCAAGAGACACTGAATTTTTGTTCGATGTCTTCATTCAGGCCGTAAAGGAACACAAAGCTTCTGGTGTTTTGAAACCTGTTGAGTTCCCAGGAGGTAAACTCGAGGATAACAGAAACGCTCACCCAAGAGTTGAACCAAAGAAGGTTTTGGTGCTGGGTTCTGGTGGTTTGTCCATCGGTCAAGCCGGTGAATTCGATTACTCAGGATCTCAAGCTATCAAAGCTTTGAAGGAGGAAGGTATTTACACTATCTTGATCAATCCAAACATTGCCACTATTCAAACATCCAAGGGTTTGGCTGACAAAGTTTATTTCTTGCCTGTCACCGCTGAATTTGTCAGAAAGGTTATCTTACATGAACGTCCAGATGCAATCTACGTGACTTTCGGTGGGCAAACTGCCTTGTCTGTCGGTATCGAAATGAAGGACGaatttgaaactttggGTGTTAAAGTTCTAGGTACCCCAATTGAAACAGTCATTACAACAGAGGATCGTGAATTGTTCGCTCAAGCCATGAACCAGATCGACGAAAAGTGTGCCAAGTCTCAAGCTGCTAACTCTGTCGAGGAAGCTTTGGCCGCCGTCAAGGAGATTGGTTTCCCAGTCATCGTCCGTGCCGCTTACGCTCTAGGTGGTTTGGGTTCTGGTTTTGCCTACAACGAGAAGGAATTGGTCGATCTTTGTAACGTTGCATTCGCTTCTTCCCCACAAGTTTTAGTCGAGAGATCTATGAAGGGCTGGAAGGAAGTTGAATACGAAGTTGTCCGTGATGCCTTCGATAACTGTATCACCGTCTGTAACATGGAAAACTTTGATCCATTGGGTATCCACACTGGTGATTCGATTGTTGTTGCTCCATCTCAAACTCTGTCAGACGAGGATTACAACATGTTGAGAACTACAGCCGTTAATGTCATTAGACACTTGGGTGTTGTCGGTGAATGTAACATTCAATATGCCCTCAACCCTTTCTCCAAGGAATACTGCATCATTGAGGTTAACGCTCGTCTTTCTCGTTCTTCTGCTCTGGCTTCAAAGGCCACTGGTTACCCACTGGCTTACACTGCTGCCAAACTAGGTTTGAATATTCCGCTGAATGAAGTGACCAACTCTGTCACTAAATCGACTTGTGCTTGTTTCGAACCATCCTTGGATTACTGTGTCGTCAAGATGCCAAGATGGGATCTTAAGAAATTCACAAGAGTTTCTACCGCTTTGTCGTCATCAATGAAATCTGTGGGTGAAGTCATGAGTGTTGGTAGAactttcgaagaagcaaTCCAAAAGGCCATCAGATCAACTGACTACAGTAACTTGGGTTTCAACCAGACTGACATGGAAATCGACATTGACTTTGAGTTGAACAATCCATCCGACTTGCGTATCTTTGCTATTGCCAACGCTTTTGCTAAGTTGGGTTATTCAGTCGATAAGGTTTGGGAAATGACCAACATTGATAAATGGtttttgaacaagttgtATGATTTGGTCACATTTTCTAACAAGGTTGCCGATTTCGGTACCAAGGAAAAGCTGCCTTCGATTGTTTTGAAGCAAGCCAAGCAACTTGGTTTCGATGATAGACAAATTGCCAGTTTCTTAAACTCTAACGAGGTTGCTATTCGTCGCTTGAGAAAGGAATACGGTATCACACCTTTTGTTAAGCAAATTGATACCGTTGCAGCTGAATTCCCTGCTTATACCAATTACTTGTACATGACTTATAACGCCGCTACGCATGACGTAGATTTCAATGACAATGGTGTGATGGTCCTTGGTTCTGGTGTCTACCGTATTGGTTCCTCCGTCGAATTCGATTGGTGTGCGGTCACTGCAGTTAGAACTCTGCGTGCTAACAAGGTCAAGACTATCATGGTTAACTACAACCCAGAAACAGTCTCTACGGATTATGATGAAGCTGACAGATTGTATTTCGAAACAATCAACCTTGAAAGAGTTTTAGATATTTACGAAATTGAGAACTCAGCCGGTGTTATCGTCTCCATGGGTGGTCAGACTTCAAACAATATCGCTATGTCTCTACATCGTGAAAATGTCAAGATTTTAGGAACATCACCAGAAATGATTGATAGCGCTGAAAACCGTTACAAATTTTCCCGTATGTTGGATCAAATCGAAGTTGATCAACCAGCTTGGAAGGAACTTACTTCCATGGAAGAAGCCGAGGAATTTGCCGAAAACGTCGGCTACCCAGTCTTGGTTCGTCCTTCCTACGTTTTGTCCGGTGCTGCAATGAACACTGTTTACTCGAGAGATGACCTGGAGTCATACTTGAACCAAGCCGTTGAAGTTTCTCGTGACTACCCTGTTGTCATTACCAAGTATATTGAAAACGCAAAGGAAATTGAGATGGATGCTGTCGCCAAAGATGGTGAATTGGTTATGCATGTGGTCTCCGAGCATGTTGAAAATGCTGGTGTTCATTCTGGTGATGCTACTTTGATTGTCCCTCCACAGGATTTGGCTCCTGAGACTGTAGACAGAATCGTTGTTGCAACAGCTAAAATTGGTAAGGCTTTGAAGATCACTGGTCCTTACAATATTCAATTCATTGCCAAAAACAACGAGATTAAGGTCATCGAATGTAACGTTCGTGCTTCCCGTTCTTTCCCATTTATTTCCAAGGTCGTTGGTGTTAATTTAATCGAATTGGCTACCAAAGCCGTGATGGGCATTCCTTTCACTCCTTATCCAGTTGAAAAGTTGCCAGAAGACTATGTGGCAATTAAGGTTCCACAATTCTCTTTCCCACGTCTTGCTGGTGCAGACCCAGTTCTTGGTGTCGAAATGGCCTCTACTGGTGAAGTTGCCACCTTTGGTCATTCTAAATATGAAGCAtacttgaaatctttgttGTCAACAGGATTCAAGCTACCAAAAAAGAACATTTTGCTATCGGTTGGTTCTTACAAGGAAAAGCAGGAGCTACTTCCATCAGTCAAGAAGTTGTACAACATGggcttcaaattgtttgCAACAGCTGGTACTGCGGACTTCATCTCTGAACATGGTATTCCCGTTCAATATCTTGAAGTTCTGAACCAGGAAGACAATGAGAAATCGGAATACTCTCTTACTCAGCACTTGGCTAACAACAAGATTGACTTGTATATCAATTTGCCTTCTGCTAATAGGTTCCGTCGTCCCGCATCCTATGTTTCGAAGGGTTACCAAACTCGTCGTATGGCTGTTGATTACTCCGTTCCTTTGGTGACCAACGTCAAGTGTGCAAAGTTGTTAATCGAAGCTTTGTCGCGCAACTTGACACTTGACGTTTCTGAGCGTGATGCTCAAACCTCTCACAGAACCGTCACCCTTCCAGGTTTTATCAACATTGCAACCTTTGCTCCTAACTGTTCAAATGTGATTAAAGGTCCGGAAGAGCTGAAGGAGGTGTCTCGTTTATCCTTGGAGTCCGGTTTCACTTACTGTCAATTGATGGCTAGATCTACCACTGGCCCAATCATCTCTGATGCTACTTCCTTGAAGGCTGCTTACTCTGCCTCTCAAGATTCTTCATACACCAATTTCTCATTCACTGTCGCGGGTACTGCTAATAACAACGACAGCATCGCTCAAACTGCGAAGGATGTTAGTGCTTTGTTTTTGCCATTCCGCGAGCTCACCAATAAGGTTTCAACTGTCGCAGAGTTGCTGAAGAACTGGCCTGTCGACAAGCAAGTTATTACCGAAGCAAAGACCTCTGATTTGGCATCTGTTATGTTATTGGCTTCGTTGCAAAACAGATCGATTCACATCACTGGCGTCTCTAACAAGGAAGATCTGTCTTTGATTATGACTGTTAAGGACAAAGATTCAAAGGTTACTTGTGATGTCAACATTCATGCTTTGTTCGTTTCTCAAAATGATTACCCAGAGGCACAATTCTTGCCTAgtaaagaagatcaagatttcttctggCAAAATCTCGATGCCATTGATGCCTTCTCTATCGGTGCTTTACCAACCAAGCTTGCCCAAATTACCGGTAATAAGATTGATACTGGACTCGGGATCAAGGATGCACTACCATTGTTACTTTCCGCCGTTGACGAAGGTAAGTTGACTATTGATGATATCGTTGAGCGTCTACACGAAAACCCAGCCAAAATTTTTAATATTCCTGAACAACTTGACTCTGTTGTGGAGATTGATCTCGATTATTCCTTCGTTCACACTAAGAGATGGTCACCTTATACCAAGGGTGGCTTGAACGGTGGGGTTGAGCGTGTGTTGATCGATGGCGAGACCGTCGTTTTAAGTGGTGAACTAGTTGCTGCTGAACCAAAGGGTAAGGTCATGACTACAGCCAACGTTCCTCCAACTCCAGTCACTGCTAATGAAACTCCTTTGAGTATGCCTCCTTTAAACGTGAAGAGGAgattttctttctcgaATGAGAGACACAACTCTTTCACAAGCATCGATGGCGAAGCAGAGGGTGAATATGACCAACCATTGGAACAAAGATTGATGTCATCCAGGCCTCCAAAAGAGCTTGTCGCCCCTGGCGCTATTCACAACTTGATACGCAGCAATAATCCTTTCAAGGGTAGACACGTTTTGTCTGTGAGACAATTCAAGAGATCAGACTTCCATGCCTTATTCGCTGTCGCACAAGAATTGAGAGCTGCTGTGGAACGTGAGGGTGTTCTAGATTTGATGAAGGGTCGTGTTATCACTACCATTTTCTATGAGCCTTCGACTCGtacatcttcctctttcatcGCTGCCATGGAACGTCTAGGTGGTAGAACTGTTAACATCAAtccttcttcctcatcagtGAAGAAGGGTGAGACTTTGCAAGACACCATCAGAACTTTAGCCTGCTACTCTGATGCTATCGTGATGCGTCATCCAGATGAGATGTCTGCTCACATTGCCGCCAAGTACTCGCCGATCCCAATTGTGAACGGTGGTAATGGTTCTCGTGAACATCCAACTCAGGCTTTCTTGGATCTCTTCACTATTCGTGAAGAGCTAGGTACAGTGAATGGTATCACAGTTACCTTTATGGGTGACTTGAAATACGGAAGACCAGTGCACTCTCTATGCCGTTTGTTGCAACACTACCAGGTCAGAATCAACCTTGTCTCTCCAAATGAACTCAGATTGCCCACTGCTTTGCGCAAGGAGTTGGCTGAGGCCGGCTTGTTGGGTGTCGAAAGCGAAATGATCACTCCTGACATTATCTCCAAATCTGATGTTCTGTACTGTACAAGAATTCAACAGGAGAGATTTGAGAACAAGGATGAATACGAACGTTTGAAGGACGTTTATGTCGTCGACAACAAGATCTTGTCTCACGCCAAGAAACACATGGCTGTCATGCATCCCCTACCTCGTGTTAATgagatcaaggaagaagttgactACGACCATCGTGCTGCATATTTCAGACAGATGAGATACGGTCTCTTTGTTAGAATGGCCCTATTGGCCATGGTCATGGGTGTCGATCTATAA